A single genomic interval of Macadamia integrifolia cultivar HAES 741 chromosome 6, SCU_Mint_v3, whole genome shotgun sequence harbors:
- the LOC122081002 gene encoding RING-H2 finger protein ATL51-like yields MKQMLVELVPESQYRYPMGFVGSPQSWVPYDNIKDCSQGFCSLYCPQWCYIIFPPPPPYEFPDESGGPNFSPLVIAIIGILASIFLLVSYYTLISKYCGRNRNSVRRGGNQDPSEEFDENQDPLSSEPWQTSTRGLDEALIKSITVCKYKKGDGLVEGTDCSVCLNEFQEDENLRLLPKCSHAFHPTCIDTWLKAHSNCPLCRANIVIADPLPLQLLSPVHESSTEGRPSTERRRENDTLVAEENPERSGGEEDSQGRDAVPKTPLRSSSDLGQSEENDTIIEIRDEGTQQIRHSVSMDHPCQTHISIADILGMDQDDHDSELEDHHEFRTEDVGSSSKHCKSNSRTRVLHCVISPTAMKRSFSSGRVFFARHGR; encoded by the coding sequence ATGAAACAAATGCTAGTGGAATTAGTACCAGAGAGCCAATACAGATATCCCATGGGGTTTGTTGGTAGCCCACAATCCTGGGTTCCATATGATAACATTAAAGACTGTTCTCAAGGTTTTTGCAGTCTATATTGCCCACAGTGGTGCTACATCATCtttcctcctccccctccctaTGAATTTCCAGATGAAAGTGGAGGCCCAAACTTCTCCCCTCTAGTTATCGCGATCATTGGAATTTTGGCTAGTATTTTCCTTCTTGTAAGCTACTACACCCTCATCTCTAAGTATTGTGGTAGGAACAGGAATTCAGTGAGGAGAGGAGGAAATCAGGATCCAAGTGAAGAATTTGATGAGAACCAGGATCCTTTAAGCAGTGAACCATGGCAAACCTCTACAAGAGGATTAGATGAGGCCTTGATCAAGTCCATCACAGTATGTAAGTACAAGAAGGGAGATGGGTTGGTTGAAGGAACAGATTGTTCAGTCTGTCTCAATGAATTTCAAGAAGATGAAAATCTAAGATTGTTACCCAAGTGTAGCCATGCCTTTCACCCTACTTGCATTGATACATGGCTAAAAGCTCACTCTAATTGCCCTTTATGTCGTGCAAATATCGTGATAGCGGATCCATTGCCGCTTCAGTTACTGTCTCCAGTCCATGAAAGTTCAACAGAAGGCAGGCCTTCAACAGAAAGGCGGCGAGAGAATGATACATTAGTTGCTGAAGAAAATCCAGAAAGGAGTGGTGGAGAAGAGGATAGCCAGGGGAGGGATGCTGTTCCGAAGACCCCCTTACGGAGTTCAAGCGATTTGGGGCAATCAGAGGAGAATGATACCATAATTGAGATTAGAGATGAAGGCACTCAACAGATTAGACATTCAGTTTCAATGGACCACCCATGTCAAACTCACATTTCCATAGCTGATATACTGGGAATGGATCAGGATGATCATGACTCTGAATTGGAGGATCACCACGAGTTTCGGACAGAGGATGTCGGATCATCATCAAAACATTGCAAGTCTAACAGTAGAACCAGGGTCTTGCATTGTGTTATAAGTCCCACTGCCATGAAGAGATCATTCTCAAGTGGGAGAGTGTTTTTTGCCAGGCATGGAAGGTGA